In Macadamia integrifolia cultivar HAES 741 chromosome 12, SCU_Mint_v3, whole genome shotgun sequence, the following are encoded in one genomic region:
- the LOC122057006 gene encoding PSME3-interacting protein, with protein MAEEPTHPLRLVNFVSEEQLDQAKKSRGECADDGTAQRDRPLFEILKENKDKKDAEFNERFKHRPPKALDEDETEFLEKLEMSRRENERQLEEEEAEQLRTFQAAVAAHSSTIHELKEKTPSVPKVEDQKPPGRQNPRNRPLGGLIITVKPQAKKAKTDAATSEKPLDKVNGTNCNVDKSPDIAVSSLGGLVSYSDESDDDS; from the exons ATGGCGGAAgaacccactcatcctctcaggCTGGTGAATTTCGTCTCGGAGGAGCAG TTGGACCAAGCTAAGAAATCGAGGGGGGAGTGTGCTGATGATGGCACAGCGCAGAGGGATAGGCCTCTCTTTGAG ATTCTAAAGGAGAATAAAGACAAGAAAGATGCCGAATTCAATGAACGGTTCAAGCATA GACCACCCAAAGCCCTGGATGAGGATGAGACAGAGTTTTTGGAGAAACTGGAGatg TCAAGAAGGGAAAATGAGCGGCagttggaagaagaagaagctgaacAGCTGAGGACCTTCCAG GCAGCAGTAGCAGCCCATTCTTCAACCATACATGAACTTAAGGAGAAGACACCATCTGTGCCTAAAGTTGAG GATCAGAAACCACCAGGAAGGCAGAACCCCAGGAATCGACCATTAGGTGGGTTGATTATTACAGTCAAGCCACAGGCAAAGAAGGCAAAGACAGATGCAGCAACTTCAGAGAAACCACTAGACAAAGTGAACGGAACTAACTGTAATGTGGACAAATCACCTGACATTGCTGTGAGTTCTCTTGGAGGCTTGGTCTCTTATAGTGATGAAAGTGACGATGATAGTTAA